In a genomic window of Glycine max cultivar Williams 82 chromosome 13, Glycine_max_v4.0, whole genome shotgun sequence:
- the LOC100816661 gene encoding putative mediator of RNA polymerase II transcription subunit 26 isoform X2, whose protein sequence is MFSGLVGVENPLQQQQQQQQQQQQQQQQNLHHLQHHHPQMVPYATHHDTENPHHPHLHQSIKQGYPPFSSQTKQQQSPLSDDDEPGFPADEDPKRKVSPWQRMKWTDTMVRLLIMAVYYIGDEAGSEGTDKKKSSGLMQKKGKWKSVSRAMMEKGFYVSPQQCEDKFNDLNKRYKRVNDILGKGTSCRVVENQSLLDSMDLSPKMKEEVKKLLNSKHLFFREMCAYHNSCGHGNNNAPQQGESGGEVSQPQAQPHHHQQQQQQPQQRCFHSSEVGNLGGSGVEGLRMLKVGNGEEGDDDSEDDDDSEDDSDEDEDDSGEGGSRGHVGHGHEDIEDENDGRSMRKRARKVGGVSMSPQLMQQLSAEVSGVFQDVGKSAWDKKQWMRSRIMQLEEQQISYHTQAFELEKQRLKWARFSSKKEREMETAKLENERRRLENERMVLLIRQKEFELMSLQHQQQQQHQQQHSST, encoded by the coding sequence ATGTTCTCTGGGTTGGTAGGAGTGGAAAACCCTTtacaacaacagcagcaacaacaacaacaacaacaacaacaacaacaacaaaaccttCACCATTTGCAACACCACCACCCCCAAATGGTTCCCTATGCCACACACCATGACACTGAAAACCCTCATCATCCACACCTTCACCAATCAATCAAACAAGGGTACCCTCCCTTTTCATCCCAGACCAAACAACAACAATCTCCTCTCAGTGATGATGATGAGCCAGGGTTCCCTGCTGATGAGGACCCCAAGAGAAAGGTCTCGCCATGGCAGAGAATGAAGTGGACTGACACCATGGTGAGGCTCTTGATAATGGCGGTTTATTACATTGGTGATGAGGCTGGCTCTGAAGGGACTGATAAGAAGAAGTCATCTGGTTTGATGCAGAAGAAAGGGAAGTGGAAATCGGTTTCAAGGGCTATGATGGAGAAGGGGTTCTATGTTTCTCCTCAGCAGTGTGAGGACAAGTTCAATGACTTGAACAAGAGGTACAAGAGGGTGAATGACATTCTTGGCAAAGGAACTTCCTGCAGGGTTGTGGAGAATCAGAGTTTGTTGGATTCAATGGACTTGTCTCCAAAGATGAAAGAGGAGGTTAAGAAGTTGCTCAATTCCAAGCACTTGTTCTTCAGGGAAATGTGTGCTTACCATAACAGTTGTGGACATGGGAATAACAATGCTCCACAGCAAGGAGAGTCTGGGGGTGAAGTGTCTCAGCCTCAGGCTCAACCtcatcatcatcagcagcagcaacaacaaccgCAACAACGATGTTTTCATTCATCAGAGGTTGGGAATTTGGGGGGCTCAGGTGTTGAGGGTTTGAGGATGTTGAAAGTGGGAAATGGGGAAGAGGGTGATGATGACTCCGAGGATGATGATGACTCAGAGGATGATTCGGACGAGGACGAAGATGATTCGGGAGAAGGTGGTTCAAGGGGTCATGTGGGGCATGGACATGAAGATATTGAGGATGAGAATGATGGAAGGTCAATGAGAAAGAGGGCAAGGAAAGTAGGAGGGGTTTCTATGTCACCACAGTTGATGCAACAACTGAGTGCTGAGGTGAGTGGTGTGTTCCAAGATGTAGGTAAGAGTGCTTGGGACAAGAAGCAATGGATGAGGAGCAGGATAATGCAGTTGGAGGAGCAGCAAATAAGCTACCATACTCAAGCTTTTGAGTTGGAGAAACAAAGATTAAAATGGGCAAGGTTTAGCAGCAAGAAGGAGAGGGAAATGGAGACAGCCAAACTTGAAAATGAACGCAGGAGGCTTGAGAATGAGAGAATGGTTTTGCTCATTCGCCAGAAGGAATTTGAATTGATGAGTCTTCAACAccaacaacagcagcagcatCAACAACAACATTCTTCCACCTAG
- the LOC100816661 gene encoding putative mediator of RNA polymerase II transcription subunit 26 isoform X1, with amino-acid sequence MEPNGLGSGMFSGLVGVENPLQQQQQQQQQQQQQQQQNLHHLQHHHPQMVPYATHHDTENPHHPHLHQSIKQGYPPFSSQTKQQQSPLSDDDEPGFPADEDPKRKVSPWQRMKWTDTMVRLLIMAVYYIGDEAGSEGTDKKKSSGLMQKKGKWKSVSRAMMEKGFYVSPQQCEDKFNDLNKRYKRVNDILGKGTSCRVVENQSLLDSMDLSPKMKEEVKKLLNSKHLFFREMCAYHNSCGHGNNNAPQQGESGGEVSQPQAQPHHHQQQQQQPQQRCFHSSEVGNLGGSGVEGLRMLKVGNGEEGDDDSEDDDDSEDDSDEDEDDSGEGGSRGHVGHGHEDIEDENDGRSMRKRARKVGGVSMSPQLMQQLSAEVSGVFQDVGKSAWDKKQWMRSRIMQLEEQQISYHTQAFELEKQRLKWARFSSKKEREMETAKLENERRRLENERMVLLIRQKEFELMSLQHQQQQQHQQQHSST; translated from the coding sequence ATGGAACCCAATGGGCTAGGTAGTGGAATGTTCTCTGGGTTGGTAGGAGTGGAAAACCCTTtacaacaacagcagcaacaacaacaacaacaacaacaacaacaacaacaaaaccttCACCATTTGCAACACCACCACCCCCAAATGGTTCCCTATGCCACACACCATGACACTGAAAACCCTCATCATCCACACCTTCACCAATCAATCAAACAAGGGTACCCTCCCTTTTCATCCCAGACCAAACAACAACAATCTCCTCTCAGTGATGATGATGAGCCAGGGTTCCCTGCTGATGAGGACCCCAAGAGAAAGGTCTCGCCATGGCAGAGAATGAAGTGGACTGACACCATGGTGAGGCTCTTGATAATGGCGGTTTATTACATTGGTGATGAGGCTGGCTCTGAAGGGACTGATAAGAAGAAGTCATCTGGTTTGATGCAGAAGAAAGGGAAGTGGAAATCGGTTTCAAGGGCTATGATGGAGAAGGGGTTCTATGTTTCTCCTCAGCAGTGTGAGGACAAGTTCAATGACTTGAACAAGAGGTACAAGAGGGTGAATGACATTCTTGGCAAAGGAACTTCCTGCAGGGTTGTGGAGAATCAGAGTTTGTTGGATTCAATGGACTTGTCTCCAAAGATGAAAGAGGAGGTTAAGAAGTTGCTCAATTCCAAGCACTTGTTCTTCAGGGAAATGTGTGCTTACCATAACAGTTGTGGACATGGGAATAACAATGCTCCACAGCAAGGAGAGTCTGGGGGTGAAGTGTCTCAGCCTCAGGCTCAACCtcatcatcatcagcagcagcaacaacaaccgCAACAACGATGTTTTCATTCATCAGAGGTTGGGAATTTGGGGGGCTCAGGTGTTGAGGGTTTGAGGATGTTGAAAGTGGGAAATGGGGAAGAGGGTGATGATGACTCCGAGGATGATGATGACTCAGAGGATGATTCGGACGAGGACGAAGATGATTCGGGAGAAGGTGGTTCAAGGGGTCATGTGGGGCATGGACATGAAGATATTGAGGATGAGAATGATGGAAGGTCAATGAGAAAGAGGGCAAGGAAAGTAGGAGGGGTTTCTATGTCACCACAGTTGATGCAACAACTGAGTGCTGAGGTGAGTGGTGTGTTCCAAGATGTAGGTAAGAGTGCTTGGGACAAGAAGCAATGGATGAGGAGCAGGATAATGCAGTTGGAGGAGCAGCAAATAAGCTACCATACTCAAGCTTTTGAGTTGGAGAAACAAAGATTAAAATGGGCAAGGTTTAGCAGCAAGAAGGAGAGGGAAATGGAGACAGCCAAACTTGAAAATGAACGCAGGAGGCTTGAGAATGAGAGAATGGTTTTGCTCATTCGCCAGAAGGAATTTGAATTGATGAGTCTTCAACAccaacaacagcagcagcatCAACAACAACATTCTTCCACCTAG